The following coding sequences lie in one Kribbella sp. NBC_00709 genomic window:
- a CDS encoding S9 family peptidase: MSENSSSAVPPVAARKPVERVHHGDVFVDDYEWLRDKTDDEVLAYLRDENAYTEARTAHLESLREAIFKEISDRTLQTDLSVPARRGEYWYYSRTIEGQQYSLHCRVKVDGDQPPATDGAIAGEEVMLDGNEVAGDSEFFSLGTVDVSPDGRLLAYSVDLKGDERFTLRIKDLGTGELLPDELPEVHYGSAWSADGSTIFYSKVDDAWRPYQVWRHTLGTTDDVLVMEEPDERFWVGVDLTRNEQAIMIALGSKLTSEVWLLDANDPTGEAVVVAPRREGVEYDVEHAGDQLLITHNADAANFSLASAPLDSPGDWTTLIEGDETSRLLGTDAFADHVILYRRRNALTELAIMRRSGDGFGDPEVLEFDEPIYTVSPGRNDEWHDTRYRFGYTSLVTPGSTYDVDVATGERRLLKQQPVLGGVDLTAYTQYREWATAPDGTKVPISMVARKDVAKDGNAPVVLYGYGSYESSMDPWFSIPRLSLLDRGVVFAIAHVRGGGELGRHWYDDGKMLTKRNTFTDFIAAAEHLVQAGWTRPERIVAQGGSAGGLLMGAVANLAPQAFGGIVAEVPFVDALTTILDPSLPLTVIEWEEWGNPLEDKAVYEYMKSYSPYENVAAQHYPRILAITSLNDTRVFFVEPAKWVAKLRSTATGDTDVLLKTEMEAGHGGRSGRYDAWREVAFSLSWELDTLGLS, from the coding sequence ATGTCTGAGAATTCTTCTTCTGCTGTGCCGCCGGTCGCGGCCCGGAAGCCGGTCGAGCGGGTGCATCACGGTGACGTGTTCGTGGATGACTACGAGTGGTTGCGGGACAAGACCGACGACGAGGTGCTGGCGTACCTCCGCGACGAGAACGCGTACACCGAGGCCCGGACGGCGCACCTGGAATCGTTGCGTGAGGCAATCTTCAAGGAGATCTCGGACCGGACGCTGCAGACCGACCTGAGCGTCCCGGCGCGGCGCGGTGAGTACTGGTACTACTCGCGCACGATCGAGGGCCAGCAGTACTCCCTGCACTGCCGGGTCAAGGTGGACGGCGACCAGCCGCCGGCGACCGACGGCGCCATCGCCGGCGAAGAGGTGATGCTGGACGGCAACGAGGTGGCCGGCGACTCCGAGTTCTTCTCGCTCGGCACCGTCGACGTCTCTCCCGACGGCCGCCTGCTCGCGTACTCCGTCGACCTCAAGGGCGACGAGCGGTTCACACTGCGGATCAAGGACCTCGGCACTGGCGAGCTGCTCCCCGACGAGCTGCCCGAGGTGCACTACGGCTCGGCCTGGTCCGCCGACGGCTCGACGATCTTCTACAGCAAGGTCGACGACGCCTGGCGCCCGTACCAGGTCTGGCGGCACACCCTCGGTACGACGGATGACGTCCTGGTGATGGAGGAGCCGGACGAGCGGTTCTGGGTCGGTGTCGACCTGACCCGCAACGAGCAGGCGATCATGATCGCGCTCGGCAGCAAGCTCACCAGCGAGGTCTGGCTGCTCGACGCCAACGACCCGACCGGCGAGGCTGTCGTGGTGGCGCCGCGGCGCGAGGGCGTCGAGTACGACGTCGAGCACGCCGGCGACCAGCTCCTGATCACGCACAACGCGGACGCCGCGAACTTCTCGCTGGCCTCCGCGCCGCTCGACTCCCCCGGCGACTGGACGACGCTGATCGAGGGCGACGAGACCAGCCGCCTGCTCGGCACCGACGCGTTCGCCGACCACGTCATCCTCTACCGGCGCCGCAACGCGCTGACCGAGCTGGCGATCATGCGCCGGTCCGGCGACGGCTTCGGTGATCCCGAGGTACTGGAGTTCGACGAGCCGATCTACACGGTCTCCCCCGGCCGCAACGACGAGTGGCACGACACCCGGTACCGCTTCGGCTACACGTCGCTCGTCACGCCTGGTTCGACGTACGACGTGGACGTCGCGACCGGTGAGCGGCGACTGCTCAAGCAGCAGCCGGTGCTCGGCGGCGTGGACCTGACCGCGTACACGCAGTACCGCGAGTGGGCGACCGCGCCGGACGGGACGAAGGTGCCGATCTCGATGGTCGCGCGCAAGGACGTCGCGAAGGACGGGAACGCGCCGGTCGTGCTGTACGGCTACGGGTCGTACGAGTCGTCGATGGATCCGTGGTTCTCGATCCCGCGGCTGTCGCTGCTCGACCGCGGCGTGGTGTTCGCGATCGCGCACGTCCGCGGCGGCGGCGAGCTCGGCCGGCACTGGTACGACGACGGGAAGATGCTCACCAAGCGGAACACCTTCACCGATTTCATCGCCGCCGCGGAACACCTGGTGCAGGCGGGCTGGACGCGGCCGGAGCGGATCGTCGCGCAGGGCGGCAGCGCCGGCGGCCTGCTGATGGGCGCGGTGGCGAACCTGGCCCCGCAGGCGTTCGGCGGAATCGTCGCCGAGGTCCCGTTCGTGGACGCGCTGACGACGATCCTGGATCCGTCGCTGCCGCTCACCGTCATCGAGTGGGAGGAATGGGGCAATCCGCTCGAGGACAAAGCCGTGTACGAGTACATGAAGTCCTACTCGCCGTACGAAAACGTTGCCGCGCAGCACTATCCGCGCATCCTGGCGATCACCAGTCTGAACGACACCCGGGTGTTCTTCGTCGAGCCGGCGAAGTGGGTGGCGAAACTCCGGTCGACCGCGACCGGTGACACCGACGTACTGCTCAAGACCGAAATGGAAGCCGGTCACGGCGGCCGCAGCGGGCGGTACGACGCCTGGCGCGAGGTCGCGTTCTCGCTGTCGTGGGAGCTGGACACGCTCGGCCTGAGCTGA
- a CDS encoding alpha/beta hydrolase family protein yields MPEDPAFVLPTPDVARTMHEGLELYLPRVAEPAPAVLLIHGVPYSAEGRPLPSEWKIYRGYASQLADLGCVAAAVDHSPDGRPDDDRSNAALAKAIAAVRAHPQVDADRVALWFFSGSGPLAAAFLQSPPEWLRCVALTYPVLGDSELVTVRDVHPVEAVKGARGLPVVMTVAGRELADVAPTQPPFIDAARAAGARLEVIEVPNGRHGFDVLDHTDESRRAVAAALSAVNASVRA; encoded by the coding sequence ATGCCCGAAGATCCCGCCTTCGTCCTGCCGACCCCAGACGTCGCCCGCACCATGCACGAGGGCCTCGAGCTCTACCTCCCTCGCGTCGCCGAGCCGGCGCCTGCGGTTCTGCTGATCCATGGAGTGCCGTACTCCGCCGAGGGCCGGCCGCTGCCGAGTGAATGGAAGATCTATCGGGGCTACGCCAGTCAGCTCGCCGATCTGGGTTGCGTCGCCGCTGCCGTCGACCACAGCCCCGACGGACGTCCGGACGATGATCGGTCCAACGCGGCGCTGGCGAAGGCGATCGCGGCCGTCCGCGCGCACCCACAGGTGGACGCCGACCGCGTCGCGCTGTGGTTCTTCTCCGGGAGCGGACCGCTGGCGGCCGCGTTCCTGCAGAGCCCTCCGGAGTGGCTCCGGTGCGTCGCGCTGACCTACCCGGTGCTGGGCGACTCCGAGCTCGTCACAGTCCGAGACGTGCATCCGGTCGAGGCGGTCAAAGGCGCGCGGGGCTTGCCGGTCGTGATGACCGTGGCCGGACGTGAGTTGGCCGACGTGGCGCCGACCCAGCCGCCGTTCATCGACGCTGCGCGCGCGGCCGGGGCGAGGCTCGAGGTGATCGAAGTACCGAACGGCCGGCACGGGTTCGACGTCCTCGATCACACCGACGAGTCGCGCCGGGCGGTGGCGGCCGCGTTGTCCGCGGTGAATGCCTCGGTGCGCGCTTAG
- the xth gene encoding exodeoxyribonuclease III, protein MLTVATVNVNGIRAAFRRGLQPWLDDTDPDLLLMQEVRATDDVLRELLGSDWNIAHAEPAIDGHKGRAGVAVASRRPIKDERGEIGPSRFDGCGRWVEADVVLDDGTTLTAVSTYVFTGEFETPPRQEEKYAFLDAITARLTELRADGRHVLMCGDLNIAHREADLKAWKANRKKSGFLPEERAWMDRLFDAGWVDLGRHFGGEGPGPYSWWSWRGKAFDNDAGWRIDYQIASSELAEAATACVIHRAPTYAERWSDHAPVVATYDV, encoded by the coding sequence GTGCTGACGGTTGCCACGGTGAACGTGAACGGGATCAGGGCGGCCTTCCGCCGCGGACTGCAGCCGTGGCTGGACGACACCGACCCGGACTTGTTGCTGATGCAGGAAGTCCGGGCGACGGACGACGTACTGCGTGAGCTGCTCGGCAGTGACTGGAACATCGCGCACGCCGAGCCCGCGATCGACGGGCACAAGGGACGCGCCGGCGTCGCGGTGGCGAGCCGGCGGCCGATCAAGGACGAGCGCGGCGAGATCGGACCGTCGCGGTTCGACGGGTGCGGTCGGTGGGTCGAGGCGGACGTCGTCCTCGACGACGGCACGACGCTGACCGCGGTCAGCACGTACGTGTTCACCGGCGAGTTCGAGACGCCGCCGCGCCAGGAGGAGAAGTACGCGTTCCTGGATGCGATCACCGCCCGGCTGACCGAGCTGCGCGCCGACGGCCGGCACGTGCTGATGTGCGGCGACCTCAACATCGCTCACCGCGAGGCCGACCTGAAAGCCTGGAAGGCGAACCGCAAGAAGAGCGGCTTCCTGCCCGAGGAGCGCGCCTGGATGGACCGGCTCTTCGACGCCGGCTGGGTCGACCTCGGCCGGCACTTCGGCGGCGAAGGCCCCGGCCCGTACTCCTGGTGGTCCTGGCGGGGCAAGGCCTTCGACAACGACGCCGGCTGGCGCATCGACTACCAGATCGCGTCCTCCGAGCTCGCCGAAGCAGCCACGGCCTGCGTCATCCACCGAGCCCCGACGTACGCCGAACGCTGGAGCGACCACGCACCGGTAGTCGCGACGTACGACGTATAA
- a CDS encoding DUF2269 family protein has product MNKFFLTVHILAAILCVGPVTVATSMFPSIAKRTLTAGTPDAGGLQVLHRITNVYAWAGLAVPVFGFALAGSMKVMGEAWLIISIVLTLAAALVLAFLVAPAQSSVLAVAGGTTEERTAVLPKARLLSMTSGIFALLWLVVLVLMVVKPGHHRG; this is encoded by the coding sequence ATGAACAAGTTCTTCCTGACGGTCCACATCCTCGCCGCGATCCTCTGCGTCGGTCCGGTCACGGTGGCGACCAGCATGTTCCCGTCGATCGCGAAGCGCACGCTGACGGCCGGGACCCCGGACGCCGGCGGACTGCAGGTGCTGCACCGGATCACCAATGTCTATGCCTGGGCCGGCCTCGCCGTGCCGGTCTTCGGGTTCGCCCTCGCGGGCAGCATGAAGGTGATGGGCGAGGCCTGGCTGATCATCTCGATCGTGCTGACGCTCGCCGCGGCCCTGGTTCTCGCGTTCCTTGTCGCGCCGGCGCAGTCCAGCGTGCTCGCGGTCGCGGGCGGCACAACCGAGGAGCGCACCGCGGTGTTGCCGAAGGCGAGGCTGCTCTCGATGACGTCCGGGATCTTCGCCCTGCTCTGGCTCGTCGTGCTGGTGCTGATGGTCGTCAAGCCGGGGCACCACAGAGGGTAA
- a CDS encoding TetR/AcrR family transcriptional regulator yields the protein MTGNARLRPDERRAQILTAARRVLLADPHRELTVELVAAEAGVSPALLFHYFGSKKKFQYAVIEEAAAEVMLRTAPDPSLPPDERLRSGIRAFVRAVLEAPQLYRATLLMSAAGDPEIRTLHSELRRVFSQWVISAVAERGIDITPVVELACHGWQGYVEQTLLVWIDDPTVSPESLEHLCEQSLDAILTTTSE from the coding sequence ATGACCGGGAACGCACGGCTGCGGCCTGACGAGCGGCGGGCGCAGATCCTGACGGCGGCGCGCCGGGTGCTGCTTGCGGATCCGCACCGCGAGCTGACGGTCGAGCTGGTCGCGGCGGAGGCCGGCGTCTCCCCTGCCCTGCTGTTCCACTACTTCGGCTCGAAGAAGAAGTTCCAGTACGCCGTCATCGAGGAAGCCGCCGCCGAGGTCATGCTGCGGACCGCCCCGGACCCGTCGCTGCCGCCGGACGAGCGGCTCCGGTCCGGCATCCGCGCCTTCGTCCGCGCCGTACTCGAAGCACCGCAGCTGTACCGGGCGACGCTGCTGATGTCGGCGGCCGGCGATCCGGAGATCCGCACCTTGCATTCCGAGCTGCGCCGCGTCTTCAGCCAGTGGGTGATCAGCGCGGTCGCTGAGCGTGGCATCGACATCACCCCCGTCGTCGAGCTCGCCTGCCACGGCTGGCAGGGTTACGTCGAACAGACCCTCCTGGTATGGATCGACGACCCGACCGTCTCGCCGGAATCCCTCGAACACCTCTGCGAGCAGTCCCTGGACGCGATCCTCACGACAACGTCCGAGTGA
- a CDS encoding SDR family oxidoreductase: MRPLAGQVVLITGASRGIGAAVARKLARDGAKLALIGLEPEELKKVAEDCGPDAAWWEADVTDTDSLRTAVEGVAERYGRIDVVMANAGIAAPGFSRSMDPKAWERVVDVDLYGVWRTVHLTLPYLLESKGYLLLVSSLAAIVHIPGLASYNVSKAGVEALGDTLRPELRHLGVRVGVAHMTFVDTDMVRGADEHPVFGRMRTGLPLASKTYPLEFAVDKFVDGIKKRSRTVHVPGWIGALKVVRWAIPHVIELGSRFSVPKADAAALADIQSRGAEASSRATGAGGRADAEKAAHK; this comes from the coding sequence ATGCGTCCGTTGGCCGGTCAAGTCGTCCTCATCACCGGCGCCTCCCGGGGGATCGGCGCCGCAGTGGCCCGCAAGCTGGCCCGCGACGGCGCCAAGCTCGCGCTGATCGGTCTGGAGCCGGAGGAGCTGAAGAAGGTCGCCGAGGACTGCGGTCCGGACGCCGCCTGGTGGGAGGCCGACGTCACCGACACCGACTCGCTGCGGACTGCGGTCGAGGGCGTCGCCGAGCGCTACGGCCGCATCGATGTCGTGATGGCGAACGCCGGTATCGCCGCACCGGGCTTCAGCCGGAGCATGGACCCGAAAGCCTGGGAGCGCGTGGTCGACGTCGATCTGTACGGCGTCTGGCGCACGGTGCACCTCACCTTGCCGTACCTGCTGGAGAGCAAGGGCTACCTGCTGCTGGTCTCGTCCCTCGCCGCGATCGTGCACATCCCCGGACTCGCGTCGTACAACGTGTCGAAGGCCGGCGTGGAGGCACTGGGCGACACGCTGCGGCCCGAGCTGAGACACCTCGGCGTACGGGTCGGTGTCGCGCACATGACCTTCGTCGACACGGACATGGTGCGCGGAGCGGACGAGCACCCGGTGTTCGGCAGGATGCGGACCGGGCTTCCCTTGGCGAGCAAGACGTACCCGCTGGAGTTCGCGGTGGACAAGTTCGTCGACGGCATCAAGAAGCGTTCGCGGACCGTGCACGTGCCGGGCTGGATCGGTGCGCTGAAGGTCGTCCGCTGGGCGATCCCACACGTCATCGAGCTGGGTTCGCGGTTCAGTGTCCCGAAGGCCGACGCGGCCGCGCTCGCGGACATCCAGTCGCGTGGTGCGGAGGCTTCGTCCAGGGCGACCGGCGCCGGCGGGCGGGCCGACGCGGAGAAGGCTGCGCACAAGTGA
- a CDS encoding saccharopine dehydrogenase family protein — translation MSREYDVVLLGASGFTGGLTAEYLEKNAPETLRWAVAGRNKAKLERFGKDILHADMTDAESLRALAESTKIVATTVGPYIQYGEPLVAACAEAGTDYLDLTGEPEFTDRMYVRYHERAKRTGARIIHACGFDSIPYDLGVQYTVEQLPEGVPIQVDGLLRAGGRPSGGTFHTAITAFSRPKQNLEAHRARRQAEPRPEGRKARAVAGRIHRQQGFWAVPLPTIDPQIVGYSARLLDRYGPDFRYSHYAALDRLPMVAAGIGGVGLLIAGAQIPPVRKAMLNRLQPGDGPSPERRARSWFNVRFVGRGGGEQVITEVAGRDPGYDETAKMLGESALCLALDDLPETAGQTTTAAAMGPALRERLVKAGMTFATLEVDHY, via the coding sequence GTGAGCCGCGAGTACGACGTCGTCCTGCTCGGCGCGAGCGGTTTCACCGGCGGGCTCACCGCGGAGTACCTGGAGAAGAACGCCCCGGAGACGCTGCGCTGGGCCGTTGCCGGACGCAACAAAGCTAAGCTGGAACGGTTCGGCAAGGACATCCTGCACGCGGACATGACGGACGCCGAGTCACTGCGCGCACTCGCCGAGTCGACCAAGATCGTCGCAACGACGGTCGGCCCGTACATCCAGTACGGCGAACCGCTCGTGGCAGCCTGCGCCGAGGCCGGCACCGACTATCTCGACCTCACCGGCGAGCCTGAGTTCACCGACCGGATGTACGTGCGCTACCACGAGCGCGCGAAGCGGACCGGCGCCCGGATCATCCACGCCTGCGGCTTCGACTCGATCCCGTACGACCTCGGCGTGCAGTACACCGTCGAGCAACTGCCCGAGGGTGTGCCGATCCAGGTGGACGGCCTGCTGCGGGCCGGCGGGCGACCGTCGGGCGGCACGTTCCACACCGCGATCACCGCGTTCTCCCGACCAAAGCAGAACCTCGAAGCGCATCGCGCGCGCCGGCAGGCAGAACCGCGGCCGGAGGGACGGAAGGCCCGAGCGGTGGCCGGCAGGATCCACCGCCAGCAAGGGTTCTGGGCGGTGCCGCTGCCGACGATCGATCCGCAGATCGTCGGGTACTCCGCCCGCCTGCTCGACCGCTACGGGCCGGACTTCCGCTACTCCCACTACGCGGCGCTGGACCGTCTCCCGATGGTTGCCGCCGGCATCGGTGGGGTGGGTCTGCTGATCGCCGGGGCGCAGATCCCGCCGGTCCGGAAGGCGATGCTGAACCGGTTGCAGCCCGGCGACGGACCGAGTCCGGAGCGGCGGGCGCGGTCCTGGTTCAACGTCCGGTTCGTCGGCCGCGGTGGTGGCGAGCAGGTGATCACCGAGGTCGCCGGCCGCGACCCCGGGTACGACGAGACCGCGAAGATGCTCGGAGAGAGCGCTCTCTGCCTGGCGCTCGACGACCTGCCGGAGACGGCCGGACAGACCACGACAGCCGCGGCCATGGGACCCGCTCTCCGCGAGCGGCTGGTGAAAGCGGGGATGACCTTTGCCACCCTCGAAGTCGACCACTACTAG
- a CDS encoding alpha/beta fold hydrolase has protein sequence MPPSKSTTTSRDGTSIAVYDYGNASAPTLICVHGYPDNASLWEPVADRLTTDFHVIAYDVRGAGESDHPRRTSAYALERLQEDFRAVIDQVSPDRAVHVLAHDWGSIQAWQFITDPELQPRIASFVSISGPSLDHAGYFLRRRNRAALRQLLHSWYIFYFHLPWLPELGWRKGWAHRLFNRLEKQDATEKRSIGDYVNGMKLYRANVLPRLIRPAQRRTDVPVLAVSPDADPFVTTPLQTEIARWAPNLTVKVVRGGHWMPRNDPGLVAELVREHTREVAGLET, from the coding sequence TTGCCACCCTCGAAGTCGACCACTACTAGCCGGGACGGCACCTCGATCGCCGTCTACGACTACGGCAACGCAAGTGCCCCGACACTGATCTGCGTCCACGGCTACCCGGACAACGCATCGCTCTGGGAGCCGGTCGCGGACCGGCTCACCACCGACTTCCACGTCATCGCGTACGACGTCCGCGGCGCCGGTGAATCGGATCACCCGCGTAGGACGTCGGCGTACGCCCTGGAACGTCTGCAGGAAGACTTTCGAGCGGTCATCGACCAGGTCTCACCCGACCGCGCGGTGCACGTCCTGGCCCACGACTGGGGCTCCATCCAGGCCTGGCAGTTCATCACCGACCCTGAGTTGCAGCCACGGATCGCATCCTTCGTCTCGATCTCAGGGCCGTCACTGGACCACGCCGGCTACTTCCTCCGCCGGCGAAACCGCGCAGCTCTCCGGCAGCTCCTGCACTCCTGGTACATCTTCTACTTCCACCTCCCGTGGCTGCCCGAGCTCGGCTGGCGCAAGGGATGGGCGCACCGTCTCTTCAACCGCCTCGAGAAGCAGGACGCCACCGAGAAGCGCTCCATCGGCGACTACGTGAACGGCATGAAGCTCTACCGCGCCAACGTCCTTCCACGACTCATCCGCCCGGCGCAGCGGCGCACCGACGTACCTGTGCTGGCGGTGTCTCCGGACGCCGACCCGTTCGTGACCACGCCGCTGCAGACCGAGATCGCGCGTTGGGCTCCCAACCTCACGGTGAAGGTGGTCAGGGGCGGGCACTGGATGCCCCGGAACGATCCCGGACTTGTGGCCGAGCTGGTGCGGGAACACACTCGTGAGGTGGCAGGCTTGGAGACATGA
- a CDS encoding YccF domain-containing protein, whose translation MKTLLNLIWLVLAGFWLAVGYAVAGIICCVLIVTIPFGIASFRIAGYTLWPFGRTVVDKPSAGAGALLGNIIWIIFAGWWLALGHLTTGIALCLTIIGIPLGIANFKLIPVSLLPLGKEIVPSNQPFATR comes from the coding sequence ATGAAGACGCTTCTCAACCTGATCTGGCTGGTGCTGGCCGGGTTCTGGCTGGCTGTCGGGTACGCGGTCGCCGGCATCATCTGCTGCGTGCTGATCGTGACCATCCCGTTCGGCATCGCGTCGTTCCGGATCGCCGGCTACACGCTCTGGCCGTTCGGCCGGACCGTGGTCGACAAGCCGAGCGCCGGCGCAGGCGCGCTGCTCGGGAACATCATCTGGATCATCTTCGCCGGCTGGTGGCTGGCCCTGGGCCACCTGACCACCGGGATCGCGCTGTGCCTGACGATCATCGGTATCCCGCTCGGCATCGCCAACTTCAAGCTGATCCCGGTCTCGCTGCTGCCGCTGGGCAAGGAGATCGTGCCGTCCAACCAGCCGTTCGCCACCCGGTGA
- a CDS encoding MBL fold metallo-hydrolase, whose product MRSLTVLGSCGAWPEAGRACAGFLVEYDGFRVVLDLGYAALPRLLEHCPHGEVDAVVVTHQHPDHCVDVSGLARVRYYEAPDAPPVPLHCPPGVIDVLRALEPNPDPAEVFAVDDLAATTRIGPFDVLTVELPHYKTNLGVRLSAPGVSVAYTGDSGPSPDLRLLAEGTDVFISDATYQGTSTNDYLMSATEAARGARGAKRLVLTHFWPGSDRSISVAEASQEFDGLVIAAEEGLVLTL is encoded by the coding sequence GTGAGGTCGCTGACGGTTCTCGGTTCCTGCGGCGCGTGGCCGGAGGCCGGTCGCGCCTGCGCCGGGTTCCTGGTCGAGTACGACGGCTTCCGGGTCGTCCTCGATCTCGGGTACGCCGCCCTGCCCCGACTGCTCGAGCACTGTCCGCACGGCGAGGTCGATGCGGTCGTCGTGACGCATCAGCACCCTGACCACTGCGTCGACGTGAGCGGTCTGGCCCGAGTGAGGTACTACGAGGCACCGGACGCGCCGCCCGTCCCGCTGCATTGCCCGCCGGGCGTGATCGACGTACTACGTGCGCTCGAGCCGAATCCGGATCCGGCGGAGGTGTTCGCCGTAGACGATCTGGCAGCGACGACCCGCATCGGGCCGTTCGACGTGCTGACCGTGGAGCTGCCGCATTACAAGACGAACCTCGGAGTGCGGCTCAGCGCGCCGGGAGTATCGGTCGCCTACACGGGGGACAGCGGACCGTCGCCCGACCTGCGCCTCTTGGCCGAGGGCACCGACGTCTTCATCTCGGACGCGACGTACCAAGGCACATCGACGAACGACTACCTGATGTCGGCGACCGAAGCTGCCCGTGGCGCCCGCGGAGCGAAGCGCTTGGTGCTGACGCATTTCTGGCCGGGCTCTGACCGATCCATCTCAGTTGCCGAGGCATCCCAGGAGTTCGACGGACTGGTGATCGCCGCGGAGGAAGGCCTCGTCCTTACGCTGTGA
- a CDS encoding hemerythrin domain-containing protein, which yields MPKILPAAGGDVVEIILADHRWFEEALRELRDVRSDRAAVLADLATVLIAHAEAEESKVYPALRRKDAIDADEVEHSEHEHDEGNEALLELMEVDDTGSEEFSSKLHELSEALTHHLDEEERDVLNPARTDVSEKVRRDLGDAFAEERARLIASDCGDIANVRKIVTA from the coding sequence ATGCCGAAGATTCTTCCGGCGGCGGGCGGTGACGTGGTCGAGATCATCCTGGCCGATCACCGCTGGTTCGAAGAGGCGCTGCGCGAACTGCGGGACGTCCGGAGCGACCGCGCCGCGGTGCTCGCCGACCTGGCCACGGTTCTGATCGCCCACGCCGAGGCGGAGGAGTCGAAGGTGTACCCGGCGCTGCGCCGCAAGGACGCGATCGACGCCGACGAGGTCGAGCACTCCGAGCACGAGCACGACGAGGGCAACGAGGCGCTGCTCGAGCTGATGGAGGTCGACGACACCGGCAGCGAGGAGTTCAGCTCCAAGCTGCACGAACTGTCCGAGGCGCTCACCCACCACCTCGACGAGGAAGAACGCGACGTCCTCAACCCGGCCCGCACGGACGTCTCCGAGAAGGTACGCCGCGACCTCGGCGACGCGTTCGCCGAAGAGCGAGCCCGCCTGATCGCGTCGGACTGCGGCGACATCGCCAACGTCCGCAAGATCGTCACAGCGTAA
- the ddaH gene encoding dimethylargininase: protein MPTALIRRPSPRLAEGLVTHIERTAVDLGLAQTQWQEYVDALHATGWTTVEVPPIEDCPDSVFIEDTMVVYGDLAVIARAGANERRAEAAAAEETVADQGYRILRIADPGTLDGGDVLKIGSTIYVGQGGRTNAAGIEHLREAFAPLGADVRAVPVRKVLHLKSAVTALPDGTVIGYEPLVDDVAAFDTFRPVPEEAGAHVVLLGADRLLMAASAPKSAELFAELGYTPVVVDISEFEKLEGCVTCLSVRLRR, encoded by the coding sequence ATGCCGACAGCCCTCATCCGCCGCCCGAGCCCACGCCTCGCCGAAGGCCTCGTGACCCACATCGAGCGCACGGCTGTCGACCTCGGACTGGCGCAGACGCAGTGGCAGGAGTACGTCGACGCGCTGCACGCCACCGGCTGGACGACGGTCGAGGTGCCGCCGATCGAGGACTGCCCGGACAGCGTCTTCATCGAGGACACGATGGTCGTGTACGGAGACCTCGCGGTGATCGCCCGCGCCGGCGCGAACGAACGACGAGCCGAGGCCGCGGCGGCCGAGGAGACGGTCGCGGATCAGGGCTACCGGATCCTCCGCATCGCCGATCCCGGCACGCTCGACGGCGGCGACGTACTCAAGATCGGCTCCACGATCTACGTCGGACAGGGCGGACGCACGAACGCGGCGGGCATCGAGCACCTGCGCGAGGCGTTCGCGCCGCTGGGTGCCGACGTACGTGCGGTGCCGGTGCGGAAGGTGCTGCATCTGAAGTCGGCGGTCACCGCGTTGCCCGACGGGACGGTGATCGGATACGAGCCGCTGGTCGATGACGTCGCGGCGTTCGACACCTTCCGGCCGGTGCCCGAGGAGGCCGGCGCGCACGTCGTACTGCTCGGTGCGGACCGGTTGCTGATGGCGGCGTCGGCGCCGAAGTCCGCGGAGTTGTTCGCGGAGCTCGGCTACACGCCGGTTGTCGTGGATATCAGTGAGTTCGAGAAGCTCGAAGGGTGCGTCACGTGCTTGTCGGTGCGCCTTCGCCGGTGA